From a single Miscanthus floridulus cultivar M001 chromosome 8, ASM1932011v1, whole genome shotgun sequence genomic region:
- the LOC136477686 gene encoding S-adenosylmethionine decarboxylase proenzyme-like encodes MAVLQVAAAAPPPVSAIGFEGYEKRLEISFSEAPVFADPNGRGLRDLSRAQIDSVLDLARCTIVSELSNEDFDSYVLSESSLFVYPYKMVIKTCGTTKLLLAIPRILELAEERSLPLAAVKYSRGTFIFPDAQPSPHKNFADEVTFLNRFFGGLKSGGNAYVIGDSAKPGQKWHVYYATERPEEPVVTLEMCMTGLDKKKASVFFKTSADGYTSCAKEMTKLSGISDIIPEMEICDFDFEPCGYSMNAVHGPAFSTIHVTPEDGFSYASYEVMGFNPGSFSYGDLVKRVLRCFGPVEFSVAVTIFGERDNAKTWGKKLDAEAYACSNMVEQVLPSGGLLIYQSFTATGETTPGSPRSVLHDFAGDIVKNGSVWGEPDAPCWEPDAVDESEEREVKKMKC; translated from the coding sequence ATGGCAGTCCTGCAAGTTGCTGCTGCTGCCCCTCCCCCTGTCTCTGCGATTGGGTTTGAGGGATATGAGAAGCGCCTTGAGATCAGCTTCTCTGAGGCACCTGTCTTCGCTGACCCCAACGGAAGGGGACTGCGTGACCTCTCGCGTGCCCAGATTGACTCTGTTCTCGACCTTGCGCGGTGCACCATTGTGTCCGAGCTCTCAAATGAGGACTTTGACTCTTATGTCTTATCTGAGTCAAGCCTGTTTGTCTACCCATACAAGATGGTGATCAAGACCTGTGGGACTACAAAGCTTCTGCTCGCTATTCCGAGGATCCTTGAGCTTGCTGAAGAGCGCTCGTTGCCACTTGCTGCAGTTAAATACTCCCGTGGGACATTCATATTCCCTGATGCACAGCCATCCCCACACAAGAACTTTGCTGATGAGGTTACCTTCCTGAATCGCTTCTTTGGTGGCCTCAAGTCCGGTGGTAATGCTTATGTGATTGGTGATTCTGCGAAGCCTGGGCAGAAGTGGCACGTCTACTATGCCACTGAGCGCCCTGAGGAGCCTGTTGTTACTCTCGAGATGTGCATGACTGGGCTGGACAAGAAGAAAGCTTCTGTCTTCTTCAAGACCTCTGCTGATGGTTACACATCGTGTGCTAAGGAGATGACCAAGCTCTCTGGTATCTCGGACATTATCCCAGAGATGGAGATCTGTGACTTTGATTTCGAGCCCTGTGGATACTCCATGAATGCTGTTCATGGCCCTGCTTTCTCGACCATTCATGTGACCCCAGAGGACGGCTTCAGCTATGCAAGCTATGAGGTCATGGGCTTCAACCCAGGCTCTTTTTCTTATGGTGACCTGGTTAAGAGGGTGCTGAGGTGCTTTGGCCCAGTTGAGTTCTCTGTTGCCGTGACTATCTTCGGTGAGCGGGACAACGCAAAGACCTGGGGGAAGAAACTGGATGCTGAGGCCTATGCCTGCAGCAACATGGTTGAGCAGGTTCTGCCGTCTGGTGGCTTGCTCATCTATCAGAGCTTCACTGCTACGGGTGAAACCACCCCTGGGTCGCCGAGGTCAGTCCTGCATGACTTCGCTGGTGACATTGTCAAGAATGGCTCAGTGTGGGGTGAGCCTGACGCTCCCTGCTGGGAACCTGATGCTGTTGATGAGAGCGAGGAAAGAGAGGTAAAGAAGATGAAATGCTGA